In Bryobacteraceae bacterium, the following proteins share a genomic window:
- a CDS encoding deaminase, which produces MTPPRIIPDWDHYYLDICKVVATRSKDPNTQIGCVIVGPAREIRSTGYNSLPRGIRDDVPERLVRPTKYHWMEHAERNAILNAARCGTPLEGCCIYVEIMPCMDCGRAIVQAGIREVVVSAERMSQYSSEFYDQQFGMVEILFAEAGVTVRRV; this is translated from the coding sequence GTGACGCCGCCGCGCATCATCCCCGATTGGGATCACTACTACCTCGACATCTGCAAAGTGGTCGCGACGCGCAGCAAGGACCCGAACACGCAGATCGGCTGCGTCATCGTCGGTCCGGCGCGCGAGATCCGGTCCACCGGCTACAACTCGCTCCCCCGCGGAATTCGCGACGACGTCCCGGAGCGACTTGTCCGCCCCACCAAATACCATTGGATGGAGCACGCCGAACGGAACGCAATCCTCAACGCCGCCCGTTGTGGTACCCCCCTCGAAGGCTGCTGCATCTATGTGGAGATCATGCCGTGCATGGATTGCGGCCGCGCCATCGTCCAAGCCGGCATTCGCGAAGTTGTCGTCTCCGCCGAGCGGATGAGCCAATACTCGAGCGAGTTCTACGACCAGCAATTCGGAATGGTCGAGATTCTGTTTGCTGAAGCTGGGGTTACAGTACGGCGCGTCTGA
- a CDS encoding ATP-binding protein encodes MSRLIGVRFRSPIAVAAYQSAKGVLVAPRSRNVGAIEFPASGGIADNSGPGRSITCPVHFLGEPLGMLIAAGAAEPYSEEDLGTLGDLATRAAPVFAALRSSESQRVGDGRSRAWLDALPDPVVIADDDGRILSLNLAAERTFGYRSAELAGSALRMLIEDAEFTGRGARYTVARHRDGSKVPVELFLSAAETDGARTWAGVLRLCPEGCRMGPTLREAVRNGIILHSLPDTLFLMRKDGAAWDLSGATPIPPPLADAPADVASELAYAVKFALEHHETVSFECDIPSEQGWRSCEVRVAPQTAGGWTGEEAVVMVRDITTRRQAEQSLANSAAALMEIRGRLEVQARELEQALIDAQNAAQAKGDFLASMSHEIRTPMNGVLGMTGLLLETGLNEEQREYAETIRVSAEALLNLINDILDYSKIEAGRLPIERIPFDLHVLAQEVIELLAPKAVERRLDLALRYAPGTPRRLLGDPTRIRQILLNLVGNALKFTHRGHVLVEISAPPLLQSGGPGPVRVSVHDTGIGIPPEKLSSLFEKFNQVESSRARTYGGTGLGLSICRMLTELMGGDIGVQSTPGEGSTFAVSLPMAVDGEPADASFCRLDLRGAHVILFSPNCVTAQVLEENLSICHVRAVRVQTIAGLRDALCEARKAGHPADVVVLNTDFLRASWSSIAADLGDAWAPGETRLLVLASGAHPASLREWQDLGAHGLLVKPIRPRDFMDALSAILGQPATKPKRLVTRQFLRELWASASDLAVDPVAPDLPMRILVADDNEVNRRLAERMLVKLGCEVKVAHHGREAVEMWSCEAFDLILMDCQMPELNGLDAAAEIRRREGPDAHVPIVALTASTLESDREECFAAGMDDFLAKPIQVERLRAALERFSTRAASPST; translated from the coding sequence TTGTCCCGTTTGATCGGAGTTCGATTCCGGAGCCCTATCGCCGTGGCGGCGTACCAGTCGGCGAAGGGAGTTCTGGTGGCGCCGCGCAGCCGAAACGTGGGTGCGATCGAGTTCCCGGCAAGCGGCGGGATCGCGGACAATTCCGGTCCGGGACGGTCGATCACGTGCCCGGTGCACTTCCTGGGGGAGCCGCTCGGGATGCTGATTGCGGCGGGAGCCGCCGAGCCGTACAGCGAGGAGGATCTTGGCACGCTTGGCGATCTCGCGACCCGGGCAGCGCCGGTATTTGCGGCCCTTCGCAGCAGCGAATCACAGAGGGTGGGAGACGGGCGCTCGCGGGCGTGGCTCGATGCGCTTCCGGACCCGGTGGTCATAGCCGATGACGACGGCAGGATCCTGTCCTTGAACCTCGCGGCGGAGAGGACTTTCGGCTACCGCAGCGCCGAGCTGGCGGGGAGCGCCCTGCGAATGCTGATCGAGGATGCGGAATTCACCGGCAGGGGCGCCCGGTACACGGTGGCGAGACACCGCGACGGCTCGAAGGTTCCCGTTGAGCTCTTCCTGTCGGCGGCGGAAACGGACGGGGCGCGAACCTGGGCCGGAGTGTTGCGGTTGTGTCCGGAAGGCTGCCGCATGGGGCCGACACTGCGCGAAGCCGTCCGCAACGGGATCATCTTGCATTCGCTGCCGGACACTTTGTTCCTCATGCGGAAGGACGGCGCCGCATGGGACCTTTCGGGCGCGACGCCCATCCCGCCGCCGCTGGCCGATGCGCCGGCCGATGTCGCCAGTGAGCTGGCCTACGCGGTGAAGTTCGCTCTCGAGCACCACGAGACGGTCAGCTTCGAATGCGACATTCCCTCGGAGCAGGGATGGCGGAGCTGCGAAGTCCGGGTGGCCCCGCAAACGGCGGGCGGGTGGACAGGAGAGGAAGCGGTGGTGATGGTGCGCGACATCACCACGCGCCGGCAAGCCGAGCAGTCGCTCGCCAACTCCGCGGCAGCGCTCATGGAGATCCGGGGGCGGTTGGAGGTGCAGGCGCGCGAGTTGGAGCAGGCGTTGATCGACGCTCAAAACGCGGCGCAGGCCAAGGGCGACTTTCTGGCCAGCATGAGCCACGAGATCCGGACGCCGATGAACGGCGTACTGGGAATGACGGGGCTGCTGCTCGAGACCGGGCTAAACGAAGAGCAGCGGGAGTACGCCGAGACGATCCGCGTTTCCGCCGAGGCGCTGCTCAACCTGATCAACGACATCCTCGACTACTCGAAGATCGAAGCCGGCCGGCTTCCGATCGAGCGCATCCCGTTCGATCTCCATGTACTCGCCCAGGAAGTAATCGAACTCCTCGCGCCCAAGGCCGTGGAGCGGCGGCTGGACCTGGCTCTGCGCTACGCGCCGGGCACGCCGCGGCGGCTGCTGGGCGATCCGACGCGGATCCGGCAAATCCTGCTCAATCTGGTTGGCAACGCGCTCAAGTTCACTCACCGCGGGCATGTGCTCGTGGAAATCTCGGCTCCGCCACTCCTGCAATCGGGTGGACCTGGGCCGGTCCGCGTCTCCGTGCACGACACTGGGATTGGGATTCCGCCGGAGAAACTCAGTTCGCTCTTCGAGAAGTTCAACCAGGTGGAATCATCCCGCGCTCGCACCTACGGTGGAACCGGGCTGGGGCTCTCCATCTGCCGGATGCTCACGGAGCTGATGGGCGGCGACATCGGCGTGCAGAGCACACCGGGAGAGGGTTCGACGTTCGCCGTCTCTCTCCCGATGGCGGTTGACGGCGAGCCGGCGGACGCAAGCTTCTGCCGGTTGGATCTTCGCGGCGCTCACGTGATCCTGTTCTCCCCCAACTGCGTGACCGCGCAAGTGCTCGAGGAGAACCTTTCGATCTGCCACGTCCGGGCCGTCCGCGTGCAGACGATCGCGGGCCTTCGGGACGCGCTTTGCGAGGCGCGGAAGGCGGGGCATCCGGCCGACGTCGTCGTGCTGAATACCGATTTCCTCCGCGCGAGTTGGAGCAGCATCGCAGCCGATCTCGGCGACGCGTGGGCGCCGGGCGAAACGCGGCTGCTGGTGCTGGCGTCGGGCGCGCACCCGGCGAGTCTGCGCGAATGGCAGGATCTGGGCGCGCACGGCCTGCTGGTGAAACCGATCCGGCCGCGCGACTTCATGGATGCGCTGAGTGCGATCCTCGGCCAGCCGGCAACCAAACCCAAGCGCCTGGTAACCCGCCAGTTCCTGCGAGAACTTTGGGCGAGTGCATCGGATCTGGCCGTAGACCCGGTGGCTCCCGATCTGCCGATGCGGATCCTGGTGGCGGACGACAACGAAGTAAACCGGCGGCTCGCCGAGCGGATGCTCGTCAAGCTCGGCTGCGAGGTAAAGGTGGCGCATCACGGCCGCGAGGCTGTTGAGATGTGGAGCTGCGAAGCCTTCGACCTCATCCTGATGGACTGCCAGATGCCGGAATTGAACGGACTGGACGCCGCCGCGGAGATCCGGCGGCGCGAAGGCCCGGACGCCCACGTGCCCATCGTCGCCCTCACGGCGAGCACACTCGAGTCGGACCGGGAGGAGTGCTTCGCCGCCGGGATGGATGACTTCCTCGCGAAACCGATCCAGGTGGAACGTCTTCGCGCGGCCCTCGAACGATTCTCAACCCGAGCCGCTTCTCCGTCCACTTGA
- a CDS encoding site-2 protease family protein, translating into MNSAQLAELPLWYVAFLLSLTCHEAAHALVAKWGGDLTAYYSGQVTLNPAPHIQREPFGTVIVPLLTYLLGGWMLGWGSAPYDPFWEARHPKSAARMALAGPIANFILVAVAAVLIHVGLAMGAFAVPSGVGFAHLVDPAGGAVSEGAAKFLAILFSLNLLLGTFNLMPVSPLDGHSAVGLVLPEATHLRWLEFIRQPMPSLLGILIAWNFFDELFWPVFRVAVGILHWGQGFV; encoded by the coding sequence GTGAATTCCGCGCAACTTGCTGAACTGCCCCTCTGGTACGTCGCGTTCCTGCTATCGCTCACCTGCCATGAGGCGGCGCACGCGCTCGTCGCCAAGTGGGGCGGAGACCTCACCGCGTATTACTCGGGGCAGGTGACTCTGAACCCCGCCCCCCACATTCAACGCGAGCCGTTCGGGACGGTGATCGTGCCTCTGCTCACCTACCTGCTGGGTGGATGGATGCTCGGGTGGGGGAGCGCGCCCTACGATCCGTTCTGGGAGGCGCGTCATCCGAAGAGCGCGGCTCGGATGGCGCTCGCCGGTCCGATCGCCAACTTCATCCTCGTGGCGGTGGCCGCGGTGCTGATCCATGTCGGCCTGGCGATGGGCGCGTTCGCGGTGCCTTCGGGCGTGGGTTTCGCGCATCTCGTCGATCCGGCTGGCGGCGCGGTGAGCGAGGGCGCGGCGAAGTTCCTCGCGATCCTGTTTTCGTTGAACCTGCTGCTCGGGACATTCAACCTGATGCCGGTGTCGCCGCTCGATGGGCATAGCGCGGTGGGGTTAGTGCTACCCGAGGCGACGCATCTGCGGTGGCTCGAGTTCATCCGGCAGCCGATGCCTTCGCTGCTGGGTATTCTGATCGCCTGGAACTTCTTCGACGAGCTGTTCTGGCCGGTGTTCCGGGTGGCGGTGGGGATACTGCACTGGGGTCAGGGGTTCGTCTAG
- a CDS encoding carboxypeptidase regulatory-like domain-containing protein, whose product MSIRRLSVHVLLGMLATLPAWPQSDTAQMTGIVRDSTQAVIANATVTVRNEATGVERRTSTNETGYYIVSSLPPGFYTVSVEAAGFKKFITTQNKLDPSVAASVDIVLDVGAVTETVEVVASAVALQSETATVGKLVQNEQIKNLMLNGRNPLFLALLKPGVRGGALSGFSFGLTSAGLSINGSRTQDYLITFDGAIGTRTRANGTSIGTADLETVQEIQILTANYNAEYGRSAGGQVRMVTKSGGRDFHGALYEYFRNEKLDANSWGNNRAGADRNAARFNQFGYNFGGPVYIPGKWNTNRNKLFFLWSQEWVRFRRQQSTSQTVPSVAMRSGDFSELLDASNPFFGRVRVVNDPATNQAFPGNVIPASRLSANGLGLLNAYPEPTAGYQLGTNNFFQIRPNPQNQRKDTVSIDFIPTEQHTFRFRLQRYEWTALDAFRGGLDRAVTDWSRPNRTASLNHIYSISPTMINEFTATASVDRVYIGIQRDGERFARSKYGISYPYIFPERKEIFDKIPTVNIPNFVTLDGGPYPSSSTGPIYTISNNVTKISGQHTWKFGFFFERLGQNDFDQINVSGVPGGTNNQNGRFVFSDSRAGAASTRLGIANAAMGLFDTYAEIGPRAFTPYRSHSWEWFVQDSWKATDKLRVELGLRHTMMNPYYKSLWGNIAVFDPSRYSAANEAVLDPRTGNVLSGDRYNGVLIPGTGFPDAARGRVAVADSGEFNNLFDGGDAYYGKMHYTNFQPRIGVAYSVDGKTVVRGGFGRFMARPGVADNIFLGGNPPFQPMVSVANGSVDNPGGGARTAFPQFFMTQDPVYKIPSSYKWNFGVQRDIGFNTILEVGYVGTAGNHLERERDLNALRPGTVQANPGVNVNALRPYKGFAFIPMNENAARSEYNGLQIELNRRFSNGFLYGFAYTYAKSYDNASGRRDRLYNPFDDRNYWGLSSFDTRHVANFNFIYELPFFRGANNVAEKIAGGWQVTGVIQAQTGTPFTVGSSDDFPGIGSNDFKPWNMAAAPQLTKQFSQGRGDSNYYFVPTSSDGSALFTIPGAGTYGNQTRNSLPFNNVGFQNWNLAAFKSFQIHESHRVQFRAEFFNFPNHPNWSGVDTNPRSGTFGKVTAKNSERNVQLSLRYEF is encoded by the coding sequence ATGAGCATTCGACGACTCTCCGTCCACGTACTGCTCGGCATGCTGGCAACCCTTCCGGCATGGCCCCAGTCCGACACCGCGCAAATGACTGGAATCGTTCGCGACTCCACACAAGCCGTGATCGCCAACGCCACCGTCACCGTCCGCAATGAAGCCACCGGCGTCGAACGCCGGACCTCCACCAATGAGACGGGCTACTACATCGTCTCCAGCCTCCCGCCCGGCTTCTACACCGTCTCGGTGGAAGCGGCCGGCTTCAAGAAATTCATCACCACGCAAAACAAGCTCGACCCGAGCGTCGCCGCATCGGTCGACATCGTCCTCGACGTCGGCGCCGTTACCGAAACCGTGGAGGTGGTCGCCTCCGCGGTCGCCCTCCAGTCGGAAACCGCCACCGTCGGCAAGCTCGTGCAGAACGAGCAGATCAAGAACCTGATGCTGAACGGGCGCAATCCGCTGTTTCTCGCGCTGCTCAAGCCGGGCGTCCGCGGCGGCGCGCTTTCCGGATTCAGCTTCGGCCTCACCAGCGCCGGGCTGTCGATCAACGGCTCGCGCACGCAGGATTACCTGATAACCTTCGACGGCGCCATCGGCACCCGAACCCGCGCCAACGGCACCTCGATCGGCACCGCCGATCTCGAAACGGTTCAGGAGATCCAGATCCTAACGGCTAACTACAACGCCGAATACGGCCGCTCGGCCGGCGGGCAGGTCCGCATGGTGACCAAGTCCGGCGGCCGCGATTTCCACGGCGCGCTCTATGAGTATTTCCGCAACGAAAAGCTCGACGCCAACTCATGGGGCAACAATCGAGCCGGCGCTGACCGCAATGCGGCGCGCTTCAACCAGTTCGGATACAACTTCGGTGGCCCGGTATACATCCCGGGCAAATGGAACACGAATCGCAACAAGCTGTTTTTCCTGTGGAGCCAGGAGTGGGTGCGGTTCCGCCGGCAGCAGTCAACTTCGCAGACAGTGCCGTCGGTCGCGATGCGCAGCGGCGACTTCTCCGAGCTTCTCGACGCGTCGAACCCGTTCTTCGGCCGCGTCCGCGTGGTGAACGATCCCGCCACCAACCAGGCTTTCCCCGGCAACGTCATTCCTGCGTCGCGGCTCAGCGCGAACGGGCTCGGCCTGCTGAACGCCTATCCCGAGCCGACCGCCGGCTACCAACTGGGAACGAACAACTTCTTCCAGATCCGGCCGAATCCGCAAAACCAGCGCAAGGATACTGTCTCGATTGACTTCATCCCCACCGAGCAGCACACCTTCCGCTTCCGCCTCCAGCGCTACGAATGGACCGCGCTCGACGCCTTCCGCGGCGGACTCGACCGCGCCGTCACCGATTGGTCCCGCCCCAATCGAACCGCGTCGTTGAATCACATCTACTCGATCTCGCCGACGATGATCAACGAGTTTACGGCGACGGCCAGCGTGGACCGCGTCTACATCGGCATCCAGCGCGACGGCGAACGCTTCGCGCGCTCTAAATACGGGATCAGCTACCCTTACATCTTTCCCGAGCGCAAAGAGATCTTCGACAAGATCCCGACGGTGAACATCCCGAACTTTGTCACCCTTGATGGCGGCCCCTACCCGTCGTCTTCCACCGGGCCCATCTATACGATCTCGAACAACGTCACCAAGATCTCCGGCCAGCACACCTGGAAGTTCGGCTTCTTCTTCGAACGCCTCGGTCAGAATGACTTCGACCAAATCAACGTGAGCGGCGTTCCCGGCGGCACCAACAACCAGAACGGCCGGTTCGTCTTCTCGGACTCGCGCGCCGGCGCGGCCTCCACGCGGCTCGGCATCGCCAACGCGGCAATGGGCCTGTTCGATACCTACGCGGAGATCGGTCCGCGCGCTTTTACTCCCTATCGCTCCCACTCGTGGGAGTGGTTCGTGCAGGATAGCTGGAAGGCGACCGACAAGCTGCGAGTGGAGCTCGGGCTGCGCCACACGATGATGAATCCCTACTACAAGAGCCTGTGGGGCAACATCGCCGTGTTCGACCCGAGCCGCTACTCCGCCGCCAATGAAGCCGTGCTCGACCCGCGTACAGGCAATGTCCTTTCCGGCGACCGCTACAACGGCGTCCTGATCCCGGGCACGGGCTTCCCCGATGCCGCCCGCGGACGCGTGGCCGTGGCCGACTCCGGCGAGTTCAACAACCTGTTCGACGGCGGCGATGCCTACTACGGCAAGATGCACTACACCAACTTCCAGCCGCGCATTGGCGTTGCATATTCGGTGGACGGCAAGACCGTGGTCCGCGGTGGCTTCGGGCGCTTCATGGCGCGGCCGGGCGTCGCCGACAACATCTTTCTCGGCGGCAACCCGCCGTTCCAGCCGATGGTATCGGTCGCCAACGGCTCGGTGGATAACCCCGGCGGTGGCGCTCGCACGGCCTTCCCGCAGTTCTTCATGACGCAGGACCCGGTGTACAAGATCCCGTCTTCGTACAAATGGAACTTCGGCGTCCAGCGCGACATCGGCTTCAACACGATCCTCGAGGTCGGCTACGTCGGCACGGCCGGCAACCACCTCGAGCGTGAGCGCGACCTCAACGCCCTGCGTCCCGGAACGGTACAGGCCAACCCCGGCGTGAACGTGAACGCCCTGCGCCCGTACAAGGGCTTCGCGTTCATCCCGATGAACGAGAACGCCGCCCGCAGCGAGTACAACGGACTGCAGATCGAGCTGAATCGCCGTTTCTCGAACGGGTTCCTCTACGGCTTCGCCTACACGTATGCGAAAAGCTACGACAACGCCAGCGGCCGCCGCGACCGGCTCTACAATCCGTTCGACGACCGCAACTACTGGGGCCTCTCGAGCTTCGACACCCGCCACGTGGCGAACTTCAACTTCATCTACGAGCTGCCGTTCTTCCGCGGCGCGAATAACGTGGCCGAGAAGATTGCCGGCGGCTGGCAGGTTACCGGCGTGATTCAGGCGCAGACGGGCACACCGTTCACGGTGGGCTCGAGCGACGATTTCCCGGGCATCGGGTCCAACGACTTCAAGCCCTGGAACATGGCCGCCGCGCCGCAGTTGACCAAGCAGTTTTCCCAGGGCCGGGGCGATTCGAATTACTACTTCGTTCCGACGTCTTCCGATGGGTCGGCGCTATTCACCATTCCGGGGGCGGGCACGTACGGCAACCAGACGCGCAACAGCCTGCCGTTCAACAACGTCGGGTTCCAGAATTGGAATCTGGCGGCGTTCAAGAGCTTCCAGATTCACGAATCGCATCGTGTGCAATTCCGCGCCGAGTTCTTCAACTTCCCGAACCATCCGAACTGGAGCGGGGTGGATACGAATCCGCGCAGCGGCACATTCGGCAAGGTGACGGCGAAGAACAGCGAACGGAACGTGCAGTTGAGTCTGCGGTACGAATTCTGA
- a CDS encoding serine hydrolase, whose translation MRVLLLAIPSLLPLVAAEEYFPPADDAGGWRTSRAGVDYAALDKALAYIETTTKHGGLLVVRHGALVYERYFGRAHRDAAPNHASLGKSFTSVAVGILIGERSDLFPRGLDQLVFRPAYFPPQLFPLRDARMERIRLGQLLAMTAGIRGNNPSVIRARTVTLDPPGPDGWQAMFDSIAIGAEDGEAGGRRTSAKTLWVEPGGGYSYATAAVHLASIMLRHVTGVELEAYVRRKLAEPMSWGRWGWGYKQEIKDHTPGGGGIAIRPTDMLRFGYLLLREGRWRGSQLVPGWFVRQATKPSPYNPHYGYSLQFNVNGRGHWAGIPRDAFWKTGSGGFCLYVVPSLDVVVFKMGGRDSQYIPENTGLDPAPGFRYDGSREGWRAAPGAADEEGYRETLRLVLTGVAGR comes from the coding sequence ATGCGGGTCCTTCTCCTCGCGATCCCCTCGCTGCTTCCACTGGTCGCCGCGGAAGAGTACTTCCCCCCCGCCGACGACGCCGGCGGATGGCGCACTTCCCGCGCCGGGGTCGACTACGCCGCGCTCGACAAAGCCCTCGCCTACATCGAAACCACAACCAAGCACGGCGGCTTGCTCGTCGTTCGGCACGGAGCGCTCGTCTACGAACGCTATTTCGGGCGCGCCCATCGGGATGCCGCGCCGAACCACGCCTCCCTCGGCAAGAGCTTCACGTCGGTGGCCGTGGGAATTCTGATCGGCGAAAGGAGCGATCTGTTCCCTCGGGGCCTCGACCAACTCGTGTTCCGGCCCGCCTACTTCCCGCCGCAACTGTTTCCGCTGCGAGACGCGCGGATGGAACGGATCCGGCTCGGCCAGCTTCTTGCCATGACCGCCGGTATCCGCGGCAACAACCCCAGCGTCATCCGGGCCCGCACGGTCACCCTTGACCCTCCCGGCCCCGACGGCTGGCAGGCCATGTTCGACTCGATCGCCATTGGCGCCGAGGACGGCGAGGCTGGCGGACGGCGAACGTCGGCGAAGACGCTGTGGGTCGAGCCGGGAGGCGGATACTCCTACGCCACGGCGGCGGTGCACCTCGCTTCGATCATGCTTCGCCATGTGACCGGTGTCGAACTCGAGGCGTACGTGAGGCGAAAGCTCGCTGAACCAATGTCCTGGGGCCGGTGGGGCTGGGGCTACAAGCAGGAGATCAAGGACCACACGCCCGGTGGCGGCGGCATCGCCATCCGGCCCACCGATATGCTCCGCTTCGGGTATTTGCTGCTGCGCGAAGGGCGTTGGCGTGGCAGCCAGCTCGTGCCGGGCTGGTTCGTGCGGCAGGCGACGAAACCTTCGCCCTACAACCCGCACTACGGCTACAGTCTCCAGTTCAATGTGAACGGGCGGGGGCACTGGGCCGGTATTCCGCGCGACGCCTTCTGGAAGACCGGGTCGGGCGGCTTCTGCCTCTACGTAGTCCCGTCGCTGGACGTAGTGGTTTTCAAGATGGGCGGGCGCGACAGCCAGTACATCCCGGAGAACACAGGGCTCGATCCGGCTCCCGGGTTCCGCTACGACGGGTCTCGCGAAGGGTGGAGGGCTGCCCCGGGAGCGGCGGACGAAGAGGGCTATCGCGAAACGCTGCGGCTGGTGCTCACGGGGGTCGCCGGGCGGTGA